In the Ranitomeya imitator isolate aRanImi1 chromosome 2, aRanImi1.pri, whole genome shotgun sequence genome, CACAGGCCCATTCAATCACCGGCTATGCATACTACAAAGATGGAGTGCAGAAATCTtgctatatacagatatacagtacaAGCAGGTTGGTTATCAGCGTCCCTCTCACCGTGTCCGGTCAGTCACAGACACAGGACATTACAGTGTTCTTCGTAAGTCTGAAACAGACGTGTTAGTGGAAAGAACTTGTACTTGTCAGACTAGAGGGAAAAAGTGTGGAATAGCGATCCTAAGGGAAATATGAGAGTTGTAGTCCGATAACCCCAACGTGTCACAAAGAGTACACGGTCACTAGTTTGGTTCATTGTCCGCGTTGCTGAACCCTAAGGATTTCTTTACCCCGATACCCATTTTAATATGTTAGAGATAGGTCAAGACTTTGGTAAAAATCTGGCATTTTCATGATCCAGCACGTCGTACaggaaccagggctgtggagtcggagtccattttggtggagtctgagtcggtgtcatggaaattgaggagtcgggagTCAGAGGTTTGGATTACTAATTCCACAGCCCTGACAGGAACGCTAGGAGCATTAGGATTAAATGGTTGTCAAAATCATGATCAACGGATAATGCAATTTCCCAGCTTTCCAAGCTCATGGAAAACAATTATCCAATTTATTTGAAATTTATGCCACGTTTTCACACAGGTATCACAGTCTGAGTAAAGTACTAAGTCCGGCCAAGCTGCAGGTCTTCTGCAAACCAAAACCAACAGCTTCATAGGAATATGTATACGCGGCTGGCAGAAGGCATGGTCCATATTCAGACAGTGATCTGACATAAAAAAACAACTGACCTGTGCGTGTAACTGCTTCATTTTGTATGTGAATTACCTCCTAAAAACAGATGCAGGAAGAGGCAGGAGACAACGGTGAACGGACACTTGCCGGGCTTCAGAATTAATATAAAATGACCCATCATGAGCGCTTTTTACTCGAGTATTCAGGAAGAACCTGGGACTAGTCcccaaaaaaatattgaaaaatgctAATCAGCTAACATCGAATGATGCATGCATCAATAGTGCCAACCACACAGAACCTCAGTATCTGATATTGCCAGCTTAGGGACAGGTCCCCAACATGTGGCTCGCTGCTGACTGCTAGGTTGGTGCATTAGTATGATGTCTAGTCAGCGGCTATGAAGAGCAGATGGTGACTTTGGTAACTAGCCCTGCAGAGAAGAGCACATGTAGATGCATGTATACCGGGGGCGTGGGGGGTAATGGGTTAATATTTTAATCTGGAGAAATGATGATCCTGCCAGTTAGAGGGTTGCTTGAAGCTGGATCTGATGGTTTTCTTGTGCCAAGCGCTTCCTCCACActagtttgggggggggggggggggggaggggtggtaAGTCCTAGATGTAAGAACACTGCCTGTAAAAGAGAAGGTCTGCAAGAAAAGGGGGCTTCAGCAAGGAGACTTTGATTTTCATTAAACAAGTAATGGAGGGGCTCTGTCTGTCACCACTGTGGGAGGCAGTCAGGATGTCAAGAATCAGGGATCCGGATGTGGCTCGCGATTATCTCTCAGGGCTGAATGTGGCTCTGAAGGTTGGAGACCACCGGCTTAGAGGCATTCAGTCTAGAACCCATTTAAAAACAGTGCTTTTTTTGGTAGATGAAGAAATCACATCCATTCTGTAGGAGTATAACCAAACACAGGGTCAGCGATTGCTGAAATACGAAGTTATTCTCCCCAAAGCCACACTGTCATCTACGATTTTAATCCTGATAACCTCAGACTGGTTAGTGGAGCAATAATACATGGTGGGAGATTGATTTACTAAGATGGTCTCAAATAACACAGCCTCATTGAGACTTATGAAGAACACTGCAAGTTTCACCCTTGTCACATCAATACGTCGACATCGGCTTCGTGTTCCTCCTCGTTCACTTTTAGAGAAAGTACTTCTTCATTTAGAAATAAGCCACTGAGTCTCTCCTTCCGCGCCTGCCGCTGTTCCTTCAGCTGTCTCTTCCGCAAGGCTTtctgctgcagtttcctctgctttGACCGTTTCTATAATACAATTATATGttcaaacaaagaaaaaaaacacaaacattcagAATCTATTATTCTAAACATTCAGTAAAATCCACAATATATGCACGTTTATATTACGAGTACAAGTTGGCAGCTCAGAAGGCTGCGTAGAAGCACGTTTGCGGCCTCAGTTTTGTTTAGAAGGAAGATCCTGTAAGTATACTACAAATCATGAGCGTAATACTGCATGTGATCCAGGGCAGTGGAAAAACAGACGAAAAAAACGAGACTGAAATAGCAACCATGAAAGCAGCAAGAGATGAAAGGGGTTGTCTCAACATcattcttcaggagcacactgctcccaAGCCTGCCAGGAGGTGGTCCTGATTGACAGCTTGGAGCAGCGGCTGAGCCACCGGACATACGAGCGTAGCTGTGCGCTCTGCGAGGCTGCAGGCAGAAGAAGCAGCATCGGAGAAGCCATGGAGTACTGAGGCTGGCCTGATGCAATCAGATCAGAGCAGGAGCTTAACAGCTCTTTCCAATTGAGCTTGTAAGTGTTGTGCTACTGGCTTAGGAGCCAGACAACCTCTGACTGACAGCAGCAGTGAACCGAATCAATGCAACAAGCACGAAACGATGAAAATAaacattacattattattattataagggtaagttcacacagagcgtttttttgctgttttttttatgctaattttcagctgctttttacagtacctgcaaagcctgtgagatttcagaaatctcatgcacacattggttttttgtatgatcagtattttgtgctttgctgtgttttttggacatagggcatgtcacttctttcagggcttttgccgcgttttttcacccattgacttgaatgggtcttgaaaaaacacagcagaaacgcaggtatcattattgacTGCGTTTTTGctactgaaaatccaaggacattagcatggacaatgagaaaaatacacacacaaaaaaaaggcaccaaaacctgcgtttttgacgcagcttctttccagccaagaagatcaggttttctgcagaaaaaaaaaaggcagcaaaaacgctctgtgtgaacttacccaCTAAACTATAAAAATTACTTTATTAttataaatgtattttttatttaatacaaaaaaaacatacaaaattgcttattttcacaagtactttgcaattttaccaTGATAATTACCCTTTGAAAGGGGTtgtcttatttttttatttcagcattctcagttttaaaaaaaagctttaaagaagacctgtcaaaATGGTCACCATTGGACAGTTTTTGCTCTGACTTTATTCTTGCTGCTCCCAAGTATTCCATTAATATTAGAATGTATTATACGGTTTCCGAGATGTGGACCTTTTTCGGTTAGTGATCATTTTTATGCTCTTTATCAGGCTAATAATGCAGAACAGCCTAATGCCCCTAGAGAATACTGTGAGCAATGACCCCTTGCGAAAAGACCATAAAGTTAGAACTAAATAAGAAGGATCATTTCTACGTAACCATATggcaaattaaaaagaaaaaatacataattaaataataataaaactaaCAATAATACTCCTGGAGCAGCAggactgctataaaaaaaaaaaaaggaaaaaaactggACACTTTCaccaggtgacaggttccatttactaCTAAATCTGTATGCCTTCATGGACACAACATActttccccatataaagtacagACACGTTTACCTTTGAATCTCTGATCCGTTCTGCGGCACTTGCGGACAGATTGCTGTCACTGTGAGTGCGGCTCATGTTTGCACTTGAGTTGGAGGCAGAGTTGCCGCCACTGGAGCCGCTGCTGCTTGCGGTGCTGACCATACTGGCTCCACTGCTTACACTGGCGCCACTCACGCCACTTGTACTAGCCGCACTGTAACTGGTCCTCTTCCAGTTCTCTCGTGTGGAGCGCTGCCGTGGACTATGCTCCTTGATATAGCTTCTGACCTGATGGCaacacacagaaaaacaaaacaaaattatgtTAAAATGTAAAACGACACCTTGCTATAAGCTTGCCACTTCACTGGTTCCACCCTCTGAAAAGGTCTAATATTATAAGCAATGCGCCGTAGTATCAGGAGGTGTTCGCTCTCCTCTTTTTAGCACTTTGGGTCCGGTTTGTCAGTATGGGACCGTGTAACGTTCGGCTAATGTATCAGTGTCCTTATAAACCCAGTCCAGTGCCCACACAAACCTGTTTCAGCTTTTCATCAGTCAGACAGTTCAGCTCAATGATAAACTCGCTGTCTGTAGGAGAAATCTGCGCCGAAGGATCAATGATTTTTATGATGTCGAGCTGTTCCCGAAGTCCCATTTCTGTGCTGACTTTTCGACTGAGATACTCTATGTATTCCACCTAGAAGAAAACAAAAGTCACATTTGTgtgattatacacagcacacaaaaCCGTGTGATGGACAAGTGTCAGaccatgctgcagctcctagaaa is a window encoding:
- the FAM199X gene encoding protein FAM199X, whose protein sequence is MTESLYEKFLAPDEPFPLLSQRGSSSEEGCLDVSDFGCQLSSCHRTDPLHRFHSNRWNLTSCGTSVASSECSEELFSSVSVGDQDDCYSLLDDQDFTSFDLFPEGSVCSDVSSSISTYWDWSDSEFEWQLPGSDIASSSDVLSDIIPSIPSSPCLPSKKKNKHRNLDELPWSAMTNDEQVEYIEYLSRKVSTEMGLREQLDIIKIIDPSAQISPTDSEFIIELNCLTDEKLKQVRSYIKEHSPRQRSTRENWKRTSYSAASTSGVSGASVSSGASMVSTASSSGSSGGNSASNSSANMSRTHSDSNLSASAAERIRDSKKRSKQRKLQQKALRKRQLKEQRQARKERLSGLFLNEEVLSLKVNEEEHEADVDVLM